In the genome of Bacillus thuringiensis, the window GAAAGATAACTATGTTACAAATACAAGTGGTCAGTATGTGCTAGGGTATGGTGTGAAAACAGGAACTCAAGAAATAGATTTTTCTTCACGACCAAGTCCAATTCATATTCCAATGGGATCAGCTGTTGGTGGGATTCAAACAGATAAAGCAACAATAGGTGGAAACCTTCCTAGAAATCAAAATGCATTATCTCACGAATTCACAGTTTTTGATGAGGAAGGGAACTCGTTAACGTTACGTGTAAATATTAAACAAAAGACTACAAAAGAGACTGTAGATGGTAAAGAAGTTGAAAAGCCTGTGCCAGGTGAATATACGTATACAGTTTCTGTAAGAAATGATTCTAAAAACGAAAAAGAGTTTAAGCCGGTTGAAGGCATGACGGGCGAAAAAAATCTTAAATTTGATACATTAGGAAATCTAAAGGAGACAGATGAAGCTGTACAAAAAAATCCAGTAACTGGTGAAATTACTAAAGGTGGAACGGTTAAAATTCCTTTTGGTAAGGGACTGACACTGGACTTAAGTGGTTTAACAAATTATCCGACAGGGAAAACTATTTCTACAACAGAAGTAACGGGGCGTCCAGCTGCAATTGCAAATGACTATTCAATTTCTGACGGTGGTTTCGTTATGATGAGATATTCGGATGGTAGTATGAAGGTTGTAGGACAACTAGCTGTAGCTACATTCCCTAATTCAGGTGGATTAATGAAAACTGGGAATGGCAATTACATTGCCACACCATCAGCAGGGATTCCAGGGATAGGTGTTGCTGGTGAGAATGGTGCAGGTAATGTAAGGGGTTCAGCAAAAGAAAGTTCAAACGTAGATTTATCTGTAGAATTCGTTGATTTAATGTTATATCAACGTGGATTCCAAGGAAATGCGAAAGTAATTAAAGTGTCAGATGAAGTATTAAATGAAGTTGTAAACTTAATTCGATAATATATTATAAAGAAAGATCGTAATGTAGTAGGAAGGGTTTTTATTCGTATGACAAGACAAGAACGAATTTTACAATTGCCATTTTTCGAGAATAAACGTGAACTTGCTGAGCAAGTGCTAAAAATGGAACGAGAAGAGCATGTATATTTACCAGATCAATTTGAAATTAAGCAAGTGCCCCCGTATTCATTTGCTGAAAAGAAAGCGATTATTGGTCGTATTCATGAGTTTTATTTCGTCAGTGTTGGCAGTGATGGCGCATGGAAGTATCAACTGTTTAAGGACGAGATGAAGTGCCGTGAGTTTTTTGTTACATTATCAGGCATTACAGATCAGCAAATTGCGTTTTGGTTCAACAATATCGAGTTGCTTAAAGGCGCTTAAAAATGTTTTTAGGCTTAGGTGGCTCGGAGCTGTAAGAAGAGAACTATAGAAATCTACTGGAATGGTTGAACAATAATCTCTTTATAGCAAGCCAGTACTTTTTTATAGCCTGTGAGTTGTGACAATAGGGAAATGAAATGAGAGTATGCTAGTTTCATTTCATATGTTTGTGATGATAGATTTTTATAAAAGGAGAGGTGAGGAGGATGGCGCAAAATAAGTATCGCGTTACATTCATTTCGCCGAGTGAGGTTGAGCAGCGGACTGTAATGGCGGCGAATAGTTTGCCAGATTTAATTCGTAAAGTAGAAAGTATTATCGCAGATCCAAACGGTTATTTTGTAAATGATAAAAAAAATAATTGCTATTTTAAAGTGATTAAAGAAAATGTTACGTTTATTCAATATGAGTTACTATTTTCGGATAAGGAAATTCATATTGAAAAATTAAAACATATAGCACCGGTGGTATTAAAACGATTATTCGAAAAAATAAATGACCCGGAATTATATGCACTTGCGCTACTTGATGTTGATATAGCAACGAAAGAATATGTGCTAGCAGAAATGAATTCTGAGCTGAGAATAAGAGTAGAGACCGAGCTTTCGAAAAAATGGGAAGCAATGCCGACGGAAGTTGTAGGAGCACAAGAAGTGTTATTAGAGGCACTTGCTTCGTTTATACAAGATTAATTGTTTTTTTTATAAAATGAATCGTTCGACTATCTATATTTTTTATATAGGTAGTTGACTTTTTCGCTTTTATAAAGCTTAATAATTAGATATACGGAATTAATGGAAGGGGAGCGACACCTTTATGTCACAAGCACAAAGTATTTTATTAGAAAGCGGAACAAATGAATTAGAGATTGTTACGTACACTGTTGGTGAAAACCTATTTAGTATTAATGTAATGAAAGTACGTGAAATCATTAATCCATTCCCTGTTACAACTGTGCCAGAATCTCATCATGCAGTTGAAGGTGTTGTTCAAGTACGTGGTGAAATTTTACCTGTTATTAACTTAGCGATGGCTCTTAATTTAAAGTCAACAAAGCCACTTGATCAAACGAAATTTATCATCTCAGAATTAAACCAAATGAAAGTTATTTTCCGCGTTGATGAAGTGCATCGTATTCAACGTATTTCATGGGAACAAATTGATGAACCAGCTTCATTATCTATGGGACTAGAAGAAACGACATCTGGTATTGTAAAACTAGATGGCAAAATCATCTTACTATTAGATTATGAAAAAATTGTATGTGAAATTAGCGGCACTGGTTATGACAATAAATCAATTGCAGGGTTAGAACAAAAAACAGATCGGGCTGAAAAAGTAATTTATATTGCAGAAGATTCAGCGATGCTTCGTCAAATATTAGAAGAAACATTATCATCAGCTGGATATACGAAAATGAACTTCTTCAGCAATGGTGCAGAAGCGTTAGCGCAAATTGAAAAATTAGCGAAAGAGCAAGGCGAAAAAATGTTTGAACATATTCACTTGCTAATTACGGATATTGAAATGCCAAAAATGGATGGACATCATTTAACGAAAGTGGTTAAGGATAGTGAAGTAATGAATCGTTTACCAGTCATTATTTTCTCTTCATTAATTACAAATGAATTATTCCATAAAGGTGAAGCTGTAGGGGCAAATGCCCAAGTAAGTAAGCCAGATATTCAAGAGCTAATTGGTTTAGTTGATAAGTTAGTGTTGTAAGAAAAGCACTTTTTTAGCTGGAATAGAGGAACTAGCTATGTGTGGCAACAGTCAGTGCCTAATAGAGAACCATGCGATGTAAGACTAGAGTATGGAGTATTTTAGGTAAATGAGGCGAAAGAGCCGCCGAGATAGTTTTAGAAGAAGCGAGACTTCGGTTGAGGATTTGAAGATTGGGTTTATAACTCTATTCTGTTAGAGGTGGAAGGAATTAGCCATGTGTAAGCATTGGTTAGTTCCTTTTTAGTATTCTATACTTTAAATAGGCAGAAAAATGAAAGGTTTCTTGGGTGTTTGTCGCTGTCTGTGTGAATAATCTTCATTTAGAGATTTTCAATTTAAAAATATAACCGAACGTATTTTGGGGATTATTTTAGTGATATTTC includes:
- a CDS encoding DUF3964 family protein translates to MTRQERILQLPFFENKRELAEQVLKMEREEHVYLPDQFEIKQVPPYSFAEKKAIIGRIHEFYFVSVGSDGAWKYQLFKDEMKCREFFVTLSGITDQQIAFWFNNIELLKGA
- the flgE gene encoding flagellar hook protein FlgE, which codes for MIKALYTSITGMNAAQNALSVTSNNIANAQTVGYKKQKAIFDDLLYNNTVGSRGDGAYAGTNPKSIGNGVKFSGTSTDFSDGSITLTSDKMETAIEGNGLFLVGDRNSGNVEYTRKGSFGVSKDNYVTNTSGQYVLGYGVKTGTQEIDFSSRPSPIHIPMGSAVGGIQTDKATIGGNLPRNQNALSHEFTVFDEEGNSLTLRVNIKQKTTKETVDGKEVEKPVPGEYTYTVSVRNDSKNEKEFKPVEGMTGEKNLKFDTLGNLKETDEAVQKNPVTGEITKGGTVKIPFGKGLTLDLSGLTNYPTGKTISTTEVTGRPAAIANDYSISDGGFVMMRYSDGSMKVVGQLAVATFPNSGGLMKTGNGNYIATPSAGIPGIGVAGENGAGNVRGSAKESSNVDLSVEFVDLMLYQRGFQGNAKVIKVSDEVLNEVVNLIR
- a CDS encoding chemotaxis protein, with the translated sequence MSQAQSILLESGTNELEIVTYTVGENLFSINVMKVREIINPFPVTTVPESHHAVEGVVQVRGEILPVINLAMALNLKSTKPLDQTKFIISELNQMKVIFRVDEVHRIQRISWEQIDEPASLSMGLEETTSGIVKLDGKIILLLDYEKIVCEISGTGYDNKSIAGLEQKTDRAEKVIYIAEDSAMLRQILEETLSSAGYTKMNFFSNGAEALAQIEKLAKEQGEKMFEHIHLLITDIEMPKMDGHHLTKVVKDSEVMNRLPVIIFSSLITNELFHKGEAVGANAQVSKPDIQELIGLVDKLVL